The window AGTCACCCAGTTTCGCATTTCCATGGGATGAAGGTTTGGGTCATTCTCTCTTAGTTTACGAAAATACACGAGTGTTCCTTCAATGGTTTCCATAGCCAAAGACAAGGATTCCTCGTAACTCAGCCCCTCTTGTAAGCCACCCTCTGCCATTGCTTGTAAAAAAGTTAAAACATAAGCCGGACCGGAACCAGAAAGACCAGTCACTGCATCCATCAGTGATTCTTTGGAAACACGGATCTGACTTCCCATTCCACTAAACAGCCGTTCTACGTTTGATACACTGGCATCATCACAAAAGTACGCTATGGCCCCTCGTTCAGAAACCAAAGGAAGATTTGGCATCACTCGAACGGAATACGAACCTTGGGGAGCCGCTTCCAAAATTTGTGAATAGGAAATTCCGGCAGCAATAGAGACAAAGGTAGCTGGTTTCGAAAATTCTTTTAGGACAGGAATCACAAGATTTGGTTTCACAGCGATCACGATCACATCTGTTTCTTTAATTATGGAATCTAAGGTTCCCACGAGGTTCACGCTAGATACAGGAGATTCTTTTAAGTTAGGATCAAATCCATATACCTTGGTTCCTTTTTTGACAAGGGCAGAGGCAATCGCTGCCCCCATCTTTCCAAGGCCTACAACCCCGACTGTTTCAATTGGTTTTTTCTGCATAGTTCCTATCTCCAAAAATCTTTGAACCCACTCTTAAATAGTCGGATCCTAATTCGCAGGCGATTTCATAATCACCACTCATACCCATTGATAATTTTTTATTTGGGTAATATGTATTTCGAAGTTCCGCCAGAAGGGAAAACACTTCCCTCGTCTCTCGTAAATCGCCACTCGAAGGCCCCATACCCATAAACCCTTCCCAAATACAAAATTCGTTTTGATAACTGGAAAGTGTATCTTTCATAGAACGTAAAGTTTCTAAACCCATTCCATGTTTGGTATTTTCTTCGGTAAGGTTGGTTTGCACAAAATACCGAATTTCTTTTTTTTCTTTTTCGGCACGTTTCAGAAGTTCCTTTAAGGAAGAGATACTGCCTACCCCATGAGTATAAGAAAATACACCGAATAACTTTCGTAAGGTACCGGATTGCACAGGGCCAATATGATGTAATTTGACTGAAGTGACAGCTTCTGGAAACTCTTCTCTTAGTTTTGTGAATTTAGAGATGGCTTCCGGGATATAATTTTCGCCGAACTCACGTATCCCTTGTAAATATGCTTCTCGCACCACTTCATAAGGTTTGGTTTTGGAAACGGCAATGAGGACAGGTGATTTGTTCGGGAACAAATCTTTTAAAGAATTTTGGATGGAAAGATACGAAGAACCGTAATCGGACACGATTACTTAGCTAACGCTTTTTCTAAGGATTCAATCCGACGTTCGATTTCCACAAATCGTTTTTCGTTTCGATCGTTTTGAGTAGAAAGTTTTTGTTCTACTGACCGCATCCGCACTTCTAAATTGGAAGATCCAGATTCCTCATAACTATTCTTTTTAGAATTTTGTGAGTAGGTTGTTTCTTTGGATTTAGTTCTTTGTTTTTTAGAAGATACCGAATTTGATTTTTTGTTACGACTTACATAAGTTTTTGAAGGTTTCGAAACTTTGGATTCTTGTTTTTTCGTGACCTTTTCAAAATTCTCTACATCCACTTTTGGTTGTTTGGTGGTCGTTGTAGATTCTTTTAACTCAGAAACTGATTCTTCTTTTTTAGAAGCCTTCTTTGTTTTTTTGGTTTCGTCTTTCGGAGCGAAGGATTCTTCCACTTGGTCTAATTTTTCTTGTAAACGAGAACTTGTATCAACCTTCTCTTTGGATTTGGTCGAGGCTGCCACAGAAACAGAACGTGGGCGCTCTGTCTCAGGTTCCATATCTTCTAAACTAGGGAGTTCTGGGAGTTTAGATCTGTCTTGGCCAGAGTCTTTCGATTCGTTTTTTGTGAACTCTTCTTTCGGAGCCGGGATTCCAGGGTTTTCTCTTTCGATTTCCCGATCCACCATCTCGATATCTCTATTTTTTCCGATGGTTTGGAGTTTTTGGTAAATTTCGTTTCTATAGATAAATGCAAAAATGAACGATGAAAGAAGTAGAACCACTAGAATGGCAGTTGTGAGTATTTTCAAATTGTCGCGGCGGCCCATGACGTGCGGATTCCTTTCCTTTGATAGAAATAGAGTACACGTTTTTGGGTTTTCGAAAAGTGAGAAATCATGAGATTTGCAAAAAAATTTACATTCTGTTTGGGTTTCCTACTCATGATTTCCGATCTTTTGTCTCTTCCGAGACCTCATGATCCCGATGAATCTGGCCGGGTGCAAATTTTAAAATCGGCTCTCACCATTGATACAAGTTACCTCCTCTTTTTGGTAGAAGACTTTGAAGGAGAAAGACCTTGGGATTTTTACCGAGTGGATTCGTTTTTAGCAGTCACTCAATTCGCAGCGAAAGTTCCCAAGTCGGATGCATTTTTACAAGAAACCACCATCTTAAAAGAATCAGGGTATACCAACCTACAAAACCAAACCAGTTTCCTCCTCCAAAGTTATGTAGAAAATCCAAGACTCGACCATTGGGAGGTGAGGCCGAAAGAACCAATTCTTATGCCACTCGGAATGCCCATCCAAGGAATCCTTTGGGTGTATTCAGAAGGTCACCATATCAATCTCAGCATGGGACTTTCTCAGAAAAAATCTAAAGATTTGTATTTTGATTTGGGGACTTTGAACTTTGTGGGTTGGCGCCGGTTGGAATTTAAAATCAACCTTCCCAAAGAAAATACAAGACTCATCCAATCTATGTCCTTCCCTATTTCCTTTGCCTCATTTCGATTAAAAAGTTTGGCTTCACAAAAGAAAGGAGAGTTTCATTTATACTTTGACAATTTGAGTTTTGTGATAGATAAAAGAACTTTCATCTACCCTGGTTCAGAAGTGAATGATACCTGGGGTAACAAACGCTAAATGGTATATTTTTTTTACAACATTCTTGTATTTTTCATCAGTTCTACTTTAACGTTCCTTTCCTTATTTGTAAAAAAGATAAGAGAAGAATTACAAAAAAGAAAACTTTCCTTAGAAAGTATTTTTTCAAAATCTGCTGAAGGTAAATTGGTAGTTTGGCTTCATGCAGCAAGTGTGGGTGAACTGGATCAGGCCCGTGCTCTCACAGAAACCATTCGGAAAAAAAACAAAAATGTTTTTATCATCCAATCTGTTTTTTCTTCTTCCGTAAAAGAATCAACATTTGCCGACCCACTCGCGGATGTGTATTTTTATCTTCCATTGGATACTGCCAATGCTTACGACAAAATATTTTCTCATTTCCGCCCTCAAGTGTTATTGATCATGGCCTGGGACACGTGGCCCAATCTTTTGAAAAAAGCAAAACAGAATGGTACCAAAACTTATTTAACCTGCGCTAGTTTGTCCTCCCAGTCTTCCCGAAAAAATCCTCTTGTTCGATCCTTAACAAAAGCTTCCTTCCAATACCTTACGGGAATTTATCCAAGCCATGAACTGATGGCAAAGGAATTTACAGATCTCATCTCTCCTAAAACCGACTTTATTGTGTTAGGAGATACTCGATTTGAATCGGTACTTGGAAAATTAGAAACCAAATCCCCAAACCCAGCCTTCCTTCGTTTTGTTTCTGAACAAAAAAGTTTTTTAACCCAAAACAAACCCATCATCTTGGGGTCAACTTATGGAATTTGTGAAGAACGATTTACCGCTTATTTAAAAGAAAATTCTGATGATGCGTATTATTGGATATTTCCACATAAATGGGAAGAAAATCGAATGTTTACATGGATTCCTAATTTAGAAAGTTACGGAACCGTTGGAGTGTTTTCAAAACTTAAAGCGGGAGAACCATTACCCAAATTCCTTCTTTTTGATCTTATGGGAATCCTAGCATTTGCCTACCAATACGGAAGTTTTGCTTATGTGGGTGGAGCCTGGTTACATCGTGTTCACAATACCATTGAACCGGCAGCTCTCGGCCTTCCTGTCATTACCGGGCCCAAAATTTCCAATGCTCCCGAAGCTATCGTTATGCAAGAGTTAGGTGGACTATTCAAAGTAGAAAATGAAGCCGAGTTTGTCCAAAAATTCAGCCTGTTGGTTAAGGACAAAGGACTCAGAGAAAAGATGGGTCATGGGAATCGAAACTTTGTTGTAGAAAATAGAGGTGCGTCGGATAAGATTTATAACCGAGTTTTCTCCAATGCCCAAAATTAAAATTGCCGCTGTCACACTCAATACCACTCCCCTAGACTTTTTGGGGAACTATGAATCCATCACTAAGGCAATCGAAAATCCAGAATCAAAAGAAGCAGACTGTATCCTTTTTCCAGAACTTTGTATCTCGGGATATGGATGTGAAGATGCCTTCTACAAACCTTATGTTTGGACTCGTTCAGAAGAAATTATCAAAGAACTAAAATCAATTTCCAAAAATCAAATTTTGATTGTTGGTCTTCCCGTTTTTGTTGGTTCTTTTTTATACAACTGTATGGCTGTGCTTTATGAAGGGAAGGTAGTAGCCCTGGTTCCTAAATTAAATTTAGCAAACACAGGCGTACACTATGAACGGAGATGGTTTCATTCGGAATCTGAATTTATCAATAGAACCATATCTTTTGCGGGGGACGAGGTTCCCTTTGGACATTTTATCTTTCAAACGAAACATTGGAACTTTGGAGTGGAGATTTGTGAAGATAGTTGGTCCGTCCAAAAACCAGCTTCCTTTTATTCCTTACAAGGAACGGATGTTTTGTTTTCCCCTGGTGCCTCTCACTTTGCGATGGAAAAACAAAAGATACGAAGACAAATTTTTACCGAATCCAGTAGAAACCAGTGTAACCTCCAAGTATTTACCAATCTTGTTGGAAATGAATCTGGCCGGATTATCTTTGAAGGAGGAGCAATTTTTGCTTCCACCGGAAACCTTGTCAAAGAAGGGCCCAGGTTATCCTTCACTCCTTTCCAAGTGACTTCTTATGTTTTTGATCCTGATACGATCCGCGCAGCCAAAGCCAGATCGTTTCGTGATTCCAAACCCAATTCTCATAGAACAGAAATTCCAAAAATCCAATTGGAACCATTAGTTGAGAAAAAAGAGGCAAACCTTTTTGGATTTTCGGTTTTAGACAAAAGAAAAGAAAATGAAACGGATACGAGTCCAAGTTCCGTTAGATTCAGTGTTTACGAAGAATTTACAAAAGCGGTTTCTCTTGGTCTCTATGACTATTTAAGAAAATCAAAAACAAAAGGATATACCCTTTCCCTTTCCGGAGGAGCTGACAGTGCCACTTGTGCTTTGCTTGTGAATTCCATGAAAGAAATCGCCAAAGAAGAAAATGGTAATTCTACTTTTCCATCCCTCCAGATAAACGAAAAAGATCTTCTTGTCACCCTCTACCAAAAAACAGAAAACAATTCTTCTCTCACAGAGGAAATTGCAAAAACATTGAGCGAAGAATTAGGTTATCCATTTCATTCCATACCGATCGATCAGGCAGTAGACAGCTCTGTCAAACTGATTGAATCTGTCCTTGGAAAAACTTTGAACTGGAAAGAACATGACTTACCATTACAAAACATCCAAGCCAGGGTTCGTTCTCCTTTAGTTTGGTTACTCGCTAATCTAAACGGGCATTTGCTTTTATCAACAGGAAACAGAAGTGAGGCTGCCGTTGGTTATACAACCATGGACGGAGATTCTTCTGGATCGCTTGCACCACTAGCAGGTGTTAGCAAAGAATTCTTACTCGACTGGTTGGATGATATCCAAAAAGGAAATAACTGTTTCATTACACCCAAAGAATCCATTCGGATTTTACGAAACACAAAACCAACTGCCGAACTCAAACCCCTTTCCGAACACCAAGAAGATGAAAAGGATTTAATGCCTTACCCCATCTTACAATCGATCGAAAGGAAACTTGTGTACTTAGCAGTGAGGGACGATGAATGTTTGGAATCGCTCATCCGAGAATTTCCTTGGGAAAAGCCGGATGTACTTTCTGGTCATATCAAAAAGTTTAAAAAACTATTTATGATTTCACAATGGAAAAGAGAGAGGCTTCCTCCCTCCTTCCATCTGGATGATTACGGCCTGGATCCAAAGTCCAGTTACCGTTATCCCATTTTATCCAACGAAACTTAAAACTAAGGAGAAGAAATTCCTGCCTTTTGGAAAGCGTTCGATGCTTCCTTTTCCACTTGTTCGTTTTGGTATTGGATATTTTTTAAAATCTCTTGGAACTTTTTATCCATCTCTGGATCATCTCCTCCTTGGGATTCAATCAAGTAGTTGATAATTTCCAATCTGTCCTTCCCTTGTTTTTTTACATGGTTGTAATACAAGGTAATGTCTGTGGCATTAGGCGAACCACCAAACACTGAATTTGTGGCACGTGAGAGTTTTTGGTTGAACTCGGACTGCTTTTGTTTGTCTTCGGGAGTCAATCGTTTTGGGATCAAATCGTTGTCCGGAAATTGTTCCCGAAGTTCCTCAAAGGCCTGCATGGCTTCTGGAGGATAGGGTTTTCCTGTTTGCGGATTGATGGGAACTTCTCCTGCTTCCGACCCCGCAAGACTGTTATCTTCTTCATAACGCATCCCACCAGCATTGTAATAGTCGGAATCGAAGATGGAGCCAGCTTCTTCCCCGCGAACACCCAGGCGGTTGGTTCCCTTTGGGGTGCCAGATCCTCCCCCAAATAGGGCTAGGGCCTGCGACCCTCTTTCTTTTTTACGGCGAGCCTCTTCTTCATCTTCTCCACCCATAACGAGGAGGATGAGAAAAAAAAGCCCAATCAGAGAAATGGAGACAAAGAGTAATTTTTTTTGGATTCCCATAGATTGAATTCCTGAAAACTTGGAAGGGCAACGAGAAATAGAATGCGTTTTCCCTCTTTACATCCACTTTACTTTATCTGCATATCTTTACTCTCTTTTTTTAGGTGTGGAATCAATACAGATACGCCCGTAGCACCCTTTGTTTTTCTAGTTCCTCCCAGTGTGCCGCAGATCCTTTCTGTGGTTGCTGTCAATAGCAACATCACCAATGACTACCAAACAGATGTTCTCAATTACAATGTAGATCCTAGACCGGAATACATCCTTCGTTATTATGTTACGAACCGGGAACCTCAGTTTTTAGGTTACAATCTCTATGTGACCACCGCCTTTCCTGGGATCATCCAAACTGTCCAAGGGGAATGGCTGGAAGATGGGGTACAACCAAGTTTCCCTCACTTACCTTACGAAGCTTCCACAGAGTCTTCAAAGATTGTGACCAAAAGGATTCGTTTTGCTGTTCCTCCCCCGGGAGCTGAATTTTTCCAAAAATGCCAAATCTATAACTTTACTTTGCGTTCGATGCTCACGGGTGGACTCATCTCCAATCCATCCACCACATCCAGTACTTGCGCCATTCCCAATAAGGTAAATGACATCCAAACCCTTTGTGCTGTAGGGACTGGTTGTAATACTACCATTTGCGCCAATGCGGCTTGTGGCACTCCCTCAGCCTGTGCTTTAGGAACCGCATGTAACCCTTGTACGAAGGGGAATAATGACCTTGGGTGTTCTTGTCCAGCAGGACAATCCCCTCCTGGATGCCAGTACGTTGGCCCATAAACGAGAGAAAGGTTCTCTTTATGTAGTGGCGACCCCAATTGGAAATTTGGGAGACATCACCCTACGAGCCCTAGAAATTTTTAAAGAAGTCGATCTTGTCCTCTGTGAATCGGCCAAAGAAACCCGTTCCCTTTTTTCCAAATTAGAAATTGTGACTCCTGTTCTTGCACTTTATAAAGATAGTTCCGAATCACCTTACGCCAATGTCCTGGAACAACTCATGAGTGGGAAATCGATGGCCCTAGTTTCCGATGCAGGAACCCCGGGGGTTTCGGACCCAGGAAGCCAAATGGTTCGCACTGCTCGGGAAAAAGGAATCCGGATAGTTCCCGTGCCCGGAGCTTCTGCCCTGACCGCATTACTTTCTGTTTCTGGATTTCAGGTCAATCCCACGTATTTTTTGGGATTCCTCTCTGAAAAACCGAGTAAAAAACGCCGAGAATTAGAAAGAGCATCGGAGATTGATGGACTTGTGGTTTTTTATGAATCGGTTCACAAACTGCCAAGACTCTATCCAATGCTCGAAGAGTTATTTCCGGAAACGGAGGTTCTTGTGGGAAGGGAGTTGACAAAGACCTTTGAAGAGGTACTTTACTATGCAAATCCTAGGGAATTGGCAAAAGAACCGCCAAACGCCAAAGGAGAGTTTGTTTTTCTCTTAAATCATCGAAAAAAAACACTTAAGGGAAATTCGGATTCCTCCGATATGTGATGTAGGAAGAGGACTAAATATATGAACGTCGACAAAGTAGGACGAGTTGGTGGTTACGGATACGAACCCAAAAAAACTCAAAGCCCCAAAGAAACGGAAGCACAAGCTCCGGTAGATACAATTTCTATCTCTGACGCTGCTAAAAAAATTGCATCGGAAGCAAAACTTCAAGCAGAAGTAAAACAAATCGCAAAACAAATCGTACAAGCTCCTCCAGAAGAAGATCGTACGGAAAAAATCAAAGCGATCAAAGAACGATTGAAAAACGGCGACTACGACAATCTCTCAACAGAGATGTTGGATAAAATCTCCGACCAAATCGCGTCAACTTTCCTCGGACAACAGTAAAAGGACGGGTGGTGAGGGATCCTTTTTTATTGTCCTCTCCGAGGATTTCTCTAACTCCGCCGAATCATAATTAGGGGATCGTATGCCAGTTCTCCCCGAATGGATTAATTTTCAATTTCCTCCAAAAATTCACTTCGAAATCGATTGTGGATACAAACTCGGATCTTTTGTCAAAAACATTGGGTCTCGAGTGGTTCTTATCACCACACAGAAAGAACTAGAAAACGCCGAAGAACTTTCCATCATCAAAACTAGTCTCGAAAAACACGCAGAAGGTGTGATCATCTATGATGACATTGTTGACCGAGTTCATTTCAAAGATTTAGATTCCTGCGCTCACTTCCTTAGAATTTCCAATGCCGATTGTGTGGTGGCTTATGGTTCCTTTGAATCAGTAAACGCAGGTAAGGCGGCATCCCTTCTTGCTACCAATGATTTATTTGCAGAAGAATTACTCATCGGTAAAAAACAACCTAAGAAAAAAGGCCTTCCTTTAATTGTAGTTCCGACAAAACCCCTACTCGGAAACGAATGTTCTCCTTTCTTTTCCATCGTAGATGATAAAGATAAAAATAGAAAGTATTTTGCTCACGAATGGGCGTTTCCAGAACTCATTGTCTCTGATCCGAAAATTGGAGCCGGGATGTCTAGTTCCGAAACCGCAAAAACGGGAATCTCCATTCTATCAGCGGCCGTAGACAGTATCCTTTCCAAATATGCGAATGAGATCACGTCCTCCACGGCACTACGTTCCATCGAACTTATCTCCAAAAACATTGTGCCAGCCATTCGGGAACCAAGAAACCTTGGACCGAAGAACTCCATTTATGCAGCAAGTTTACTTGCAGGGATTGCACAATCCACAAGTAGCCTTGGACTTTGTTATGCATTGTCACTGGCAGTAACAACCGTTACCAATCTTGATATCTTTCAAAGTATGTCGATCCTTCTCCCACACGTAATGGAATACAATCTCACCTCATCTGCTGGTAAGTACGTGATGATTGCAAGGGCTCTGGATGAAGATGTCACCAATATTTCCGTGATTGAGGCTGCGATCAAAGCGGTAGAAGGAATTCGTAAAATTTATTTAGAACTTCGCATTCCTCAAAGATTGTCCGAATACGAAGTGAAAAAAATCGACCTTCCAGGGATTGCAACCTTGGCTGCTACCTACTCGTTTCTTGATTGTCTTCCTAGAGAACTTCCTAAAAATGAAATCGAAACCATCCTTGTGGCTGCGTTTTAGGTTCCCTTGATCCAACTGACGGAATTCGAAAAAAAACTATTAGAAACCTTTACTCTCAGTGATCGTGATGCCAGAAGATTACAAAGAGTCATACAAGACCTATCGATTGTAGTCGGAATGGAACATGAAGAGATTTATGACTTCATGCGGTTTGGTGTGGAAAATGAGTTGGAAATTTTAAAAACAGATTATAATTGGGAACACTTTCGGATTCGAATTCAGAAAAAACTGAAAAAATCTCCACCCCTTTGATTTACAGGCAAGGAAACAATTACCATTTCTTTTTAGCCACTGCTGACTCTGTGGCTCGGTTCCAAACGGACAAAAACCCCTTCTACCCTATCCCAAAGAAAAAAATCCCAGAACTACCTTCTGTGACTTCCGACCCAATTCTTTTTCCTCAATTTTTATACGAGTTACAATACAACAGACAAACCTTTGTTTCCCAATCTGTTTTTACACCAACTTACATGGGTAGTACGAAAGTCCCAAAAGATACAGAATCCAAACCAAAACCAGGATTTTTCCCGTTAACCTTTCAGATTGGCGGAATCCGTAACTCCCCATCCTTTCTTTACCGTGGAAAACGAGACAAGTTCCAATCGGCAAAGTATCTATCACTTAGAGACATCATAAACCCAGAACTCTCTGAAAACTTAGTGCGGGAAAAAATTGAGTCTCTGTATTTTGATGTAAAAAGTAAAACTTACCTCTTTCGTTTGGTATCCATTCTATTTTCAGGAACACCAAAAGAAGAAGAAACAATTGTTTCCAATTTATTTCGCCATGAACCAGAATTTGCCAAATTCTTAAACAAACAGATGTTTACTGTAGAAATGATTCCACTCATTCATGGAAACTTTTTACAAGAGATACTTCGTGACCACGACGAAAGGTATACCAAATCCATTCTCCCGAGTCTTTCCAAACCAGTCATGGAAGTGGTTCGTTCTTCTATCTCCAAAAACAAAATGAAACAAATTTTAGATGGGCCATCAAAAAAACCTCCAGAGGGAGAAGATTTGATTTCCATCATAGAAACAGAACTCTTCAAACGATTTGCAAGGAATATCTATTACGAAGAAGGAAGTATCTTTACTTACCGGGAAAATGGCGAAGAGGAACGAAAAGAAGAAGTGTCCTTTACAGGTTCCGAAAAGTTTAATTTTTTTATAGATGGTCACTCGCTTCAGTTTTATGGACGTACAACCACCAAACTATTTTTTAAAACGAACGACTGGATCGATGCCTTACGATTTGATTTTTTCTTGTCTCGTAAAGAAATCGAAACAACCGAATTCCATCGGTTGCCACCGAACCTACTCATTGAAATTCCCTACTATACAACGGGAATTTTTCTTGTTGGTGGTGGGGTAACCAAAGAGAGAAAACCATTTGAATTTTCCCTTCTTTGGTTTGATTACTAATGATTGCTAATGAGGAAAACTTTTACCTTGGAATTTTAAGGTTTGGCTTGTTGCATTTTTTTCAATTTTTATATAGTTATAAATGTTATTATCGATGGCGACAGCTTTGTAATTGGTTCTTTTTCCAATCCAATCAGAATCCAATAAGATAGGATCCGTAATTTCCAAAGTTACCATTTCAAATTCACAATCACCAGTCCAAACTAATTTATTTTTTACATACAACTGATCGATCACTCGATGAAAGTTGATCAATTCCTCAGTGATTTCAACATGAATGACAAGGGTATTTTCACCAAAGTGAATTGTTTCTATATAATACCCTGGTTTAAATTTACAATTGAGATTTGGTTTCACCTTTTGGAAGTTAATCGAATCAAGCGAACTGATTGTTAAAAACAGTAAGAAAATGATTAGGTGGATTTTTTTTAATTTTTTCATCATTTGATTAACATTCACACTCTTTACCTAATAACCATTCAACCTTAGAGAACCGCACCAAACTAATTTCCTGTTTTCACTCGTGAAATCGCCCAGTTCCATTTATCAATTTCTTCTTTTCGTTCCGATTCTTTCATCTTAGGCAGAAATTGGGTTGTTTTGGTTTCTTCTTTTCTAAGGCTAGCAACCGATTTAAAAAAACCACGTTCGAGTCCTGCAAGGTATGCGGCACCAAGCACTGTTGTATCAACATTTTGTGGTCGGATGACTTTGGTTCCGAGAATGTCTGCTTGGAACTGCATAAGCCATGCATTCGAAGTGGCTCCCCCATCCACACGTAAAAACTTCAATGGTTTTCCCGTTTCTTTTTCCATGGCATGGGCAAGTTCATAGGATTGTAAGGCAATGGCTTTG of the Leptospira kanakyensis genome contains:
- a CDS encoding flagellar motor switch protein FliG, producing the protein MIYRQGNNYHFFLATADSVARFQTDKNPFYPIPKKKIPELPSVTSDPILFPQFLYELQYNRQTFVSQSVFTPTYMGSTKVPKDTESKPKPGFFPLTFQIGGIRNSPSFLYRGKRDKFQSAKYLSLRDIINPELSENLVREKIESLYFDVKSKTYLFRLVSILFSGTPKEEETIVSNLFRHEPEFAKFLNKQMFTVEMIPLIHGNFLQEILRDHDERYTKSILPSLSKPVMEVVRSSISKNKMKQILDGPSKKPPEGEDLISIIETELFKRFARNIYYEEGSIFTYRENGEEERKEEVSFTGSEKFNFFIDGHSLQFYGRTTTKLFFKTNDWIDALRFDFFLSRKEIETTEFHRLPPNLLIEIPYYTTGIFLVGGGVTKERKPFEFSLLWFDY